A genomic region of Antennarius striatus isolate MH-2024 chromosome 4, ASM4005453v1, whole genome shotgun sequence contains the following coding sequences:
- the LOC137593558 gene encoding troponin I, fast skeletal muscle-like has translation MSEGKKMTSSRRHHLKSLMLQIAANWLEQEANDITAAKEAYMAEKCAAPDMSGDQAALTEVCKKIFQALDKIDEERYDAEAKVAKTDKEIEELKLKVVELAGVKKPALKKVRMSADAMLQALLGGKHKVTMDLRANLKQVKKEVKEEAGEGVGDWRKNIEDKADRKKMFETS, from the exons ATGTCTGA GGGAAAGAAGATGACATCGAGCCGCAGGCATCATCTCAAG AGCTTGATGCTGCAGATTGCTGCCAACTGGCTGGAGCAGGAAGctaatgacatcacagctgcCAAGGAGGCTTACATGGCGGAGAAATGCGCCGCCCCCGACATGAGCGGAGACCAGGCAGCTTTGacg GAAGTCTGCAAAAAGATTTTCCAGGCCCTCGACAAGATCGATGAGGAAAGATACGACGCCGAAGCCAAAGTGGCAAAGACGGACAAAGAG ATTgaggagctgaagctgaaggtgGTGGAACTGGCCGGAGTGAAGAAGCCCGCCCTGAAGAAAGTGCGCATGTCTGCTGACGCCATGCTTCAGGCTCTGCTGGGGGGGAAACACAAGGTGACCATGGACCTGAGAGCCAACCTGAAGCAGGTCAAGAAGGAGGTCAAAGAGGAG GCTGGCGAGGGCGTCGGTGACTGGCGTAAGAACATTGAGGACAAAGCCGACAGAAAGAAGATGTTCGAGACTTCCTAA
- the tnni2a.2 gene encoding troponin I type 2a (skeletal, fast), tandem duplicate 2, whose translation MADEKRLSARRKHTLKSCMLVVANNLLEAEAEKKVDEREKFLADKCPPLELPYSKDELVELCKKLHEQIDISEEERYCIEFKLNMVLNEVRDLNIKIVDLRGKFKRPRLKKVRMSADAMLKALLGSKHTVNMDLRANLKQVKKEVKEEEKQLRDVGDWRKNIEDKSDRKKMFDS comes from the exons ATGGCAGATGA GAAGAGACTTTCTGCGAGGCGTAAGCATACACTGAAA AGCTGTATGCTGGTGGTGGCCAATAACTTACTGGAGgctgaagcagaaaaaaaggttGACGAGAGGGAGAAGTTCCTGGCGGACAAATGTCCTCCCCTGGAGCTGCCATACTCCAAGGATGAGCTTGTG GAACTGTGCAAGAAACTCCATGAGCAGATTGACATCAGTGAGGAGGAGCGGTACTGCATAGAGTTCAAACTGAACATGGTTCTGAATGAG GTCAGAGACCTCAACATCAAGATCGTGGATCTGAGGGGCAAGTTCAAGAGACCCCGTCTGAAGAAAGTACGCATGTCCGCTGATGCCATGTTGAAAGCTCTGCTGGGCTCCAAACACACGGTCAACATGGACCTGAGGGCCAACCTGAAGCAGGTCaagaaggaggtgaaggaggag GAAAAGCAGCTGCGTGACGTAGGAGACTGGCGTAAGAACATTGAGGACAAATCCGATAGGAAGAAGATGTTCGATAGCTAA
- the LOC137593561 gene encoding troponin I, fast skeletal muscle-like, giving the protein MSEKKMTSSRRHHLKSVMLQIAANWIQQEKKDIVAAKEAYMAEHRVRPSLSGDHAALMDTCKKLHALIDKVDEERYDLEAKVNKTDKEIDDLKIKVVDLAGVKKPALKKVRMSADAMLKALLGSKHTVNLDLRANLKQVKKETKEEPAEAVGDWRKNIEEKTDRKKMFESS; this is encoded by the exons ATGTCTGA gaaaaaaatgacCTCAAGCCGCCGGCATCATCTAAAG AGTGTGATGCTGCAGATCGCGGCGAACTGGATACAGCAGGAGAAAAAGGACATTGTGGCGGCCAAGGAGGCCTACATGGCCGAGCACCGTGTGCGCCCCAGCCTCTCTGGGGACCACGCCGCCCTCATG GACACCTGTAAAAAGCTGCACGCCCTCATCGACAAAGTGGATGAAGAGCGGTACGACTTGGAGGCCAAAGTGAACAAGACGGATAAGGAG atcgatgacctgaaAATCAAGGTGGTCGACCTGGCTGGAGTGAAGAAACCTGCTCTGAAGAAAGTACGTATGTCCGCTGACGCCATGCTGAAAGCTCTGCTGGGCTCCAAGCACACGGTCAACCTGGACCTGAGGGCCAACCTGAAGCAGGTGAAGAAGGAGACGAAAGAGGAG CCTGCAGAGGCGGTCGGCGACTGGCGTAAGAACATCGAGGAGAAAACTGACAGGAAGAAGATGTTCGAGAGTTCCTAA
- the LOC137593560 gene encoding troponin I, fast skeletal muscle-like: MSEGKKMTSSRRHHLKSVMLQIAANWIEQEKKDIAAAKETYMQENCPAPDMNGDQAALMEICKKLHTAIDKIDDVRYDVESKVQKADKEIEELKLKVIELAGVKKPALKKVRMSADAMLQALLGGKHKVTMDLRANLKQVKKEVKEESTEAVGDWRKNIEDKADRKKMFETS; this comes from the exons ATGTCCGA GGGAAAGAAAATGACATCCAGCCGCCGGCATCATCTTAAG AGTGTGATGCTACAGATCGCTGCCAACTGGATCGAGCAAGAGAAGAAGGATATTGCAGCGGCGAAGGAAACCTACATGCAGGAGAACTGTCCGGCCCCCGACATGAACGGGGACCAGGCCGCCCTCATG GAAATCTGCAAGAAACTGCACACTGCTATCGACAAGATTGACGATGTGAGGTATGACGTTGAGTCCAAAGTGCAGAAGGCCGACAAAGAG ATTgaggagctgaagctgaaggtgATCGAGCTGGCCGGGGTGAAGAAGCCCGCCCTGAAGAAAGTGCGCATGTCTGCCGACGCCATGCTTCAGGCTCTGCTGGGGGGGAAACACAAGGTGACCATGGACCTGAGAGCCAACCTGAAGCAGGTCAAGAAGGAGGTCAAAGAGGAG TCAACAGAGGCGGTTGGCGACTGGCGTAAAAACATCGAGGACAAGGCCGACAGGAAGAAGATGTTTGAGACTTCCTAA
- the LOC137593562 gene encoding troponin I, fast skeletal muscle-like, whose product MSDKKMTSSRRHHLKSVILQIAQNWLEQEKKDAVTAKENYMAENCPAPDLSGDQAALMETCKKLHALIDKIDEDRYDIEAKVGKADKEIEDLKIKVVDLRGVKKPALKKVRMSADSMLKALLGSKHTVNMDLRSNLKQVKKETKEEPTEAVGDWRKNIEDKADRKKMFESA is encoded by the exons ATGTCTGA CAAGAAGATGACATCCAGCCGCAGGCATCACTTGAAG AGTGTGATCCTCCAAATTGCTCAGAACTGGCTGGAACAGGAAAAGAAGGATGCGGTGACGGCTAAGGAGAACTACATGGCTGAAAACTGTCCAGCCCCTGACCTGAGTGGAGACCAGGCTGCCCTCATG GAGACTTGCAAGAAGCTCCACGCTCTTATTGACAAGATCGATGAGGACAGGTACGACATTGAGGCCAAAGTGGGCAAGGCGGACAAAGAG ATTGAAGACCTGAAGATTAAAGTCGTTGACCTGAGAGGTGTCAAGAAGCCCGCTCTGAAGAAAGTACGTATGTCAGCCGACTCCATGCTGAAGGCTCTGCTGGGCTCCAAGCACACGGTCAACATGGACCTGAGGTCCAACCTGAAGCAGGTGAAGAAGGAGACGAAAGAGGAG CCAACAGAAGCTGTGGGCGACTGGCGTAAGAACATTGAAGACAAGGCTGACAGAAAGAAGATGTTCGAGTCCGCCTAA